In Gossypium arboreum isolate Shixiya-1 chromosome 6, ASM2569848v2, whole genome shotgun sequence, the following are encoded in one genomic region:
- the LOC108486328 gene encoding protein INVOLVED IN DE NOVO 2-like, producing MDISSGDDSDISESEMEEYEDKSYEKLKNGKYTVMVSDETYTCPYCPKSNKQKYRYKDLLQHASGVGNSSSAKRKPRVKANHLALARYLETDVVPVVSSSKPVVEEDPPSGCDHDEKIVWPCTGIVVNIPTKRSADGRSVGESGSKLRDELIRRGFNPVRVHPLWNFRGHSGTAVVEFRKGWPGLHNALSFEKAYEADHHGKKDWGANDDVKHGLYAWVARADDYTASGIIGDHLRKIGDLKTISELMEEEARKQDRLVSNLTNIIETKTKHIKELEAICSETSKSLEVLMEEKENLLQAYNEEIKKIQLSAREHFQKISSDHEKLKSQLETHKKELELRGVELEKREALNETERKKLAEELEQNAVQNSSLQMAALEQKRADENVMKLAEDQKRQKEELHNRIIQLEKQLDQKQALELEIEQLRGSLNVIRHMGEEDDKEVLQKIEASLKDLREKEGELEDLEALNQTLIVSERKSNDELQDARKELINGLKEISRRANIGVKRMGELDGKPFLEAMKRRYNEELAEERASEMCSLWEEYLKDPDWHPFKRIKLEGREEYQEVIDDEDEKLRDLKAEMGNEAYKSVTSAIKEINEYNPSGRYVISELWNYREGRKASLKEGVEFLLELWETVKRRRGMT from the exons ATGGATATCAGCTCAGGAGATGATTCGGATATAAGTGAATCTGAAATGGAAGAGTATGAAGATAAATCATATGAAAAACTAAAGAATGGGAAGTACACAGTCATGGTTTCGGATGAAACTTATACTTGCCCGTATTGTCCCAAGAGTAATAAGCAAAAGTACCGATACAAGGATCTCCTTCAGCATGCTTCTGGTGTGGGAAATAGTAGTTCTGCAAAAAGAAAACCACGAGTGAAAGCCAATCACCTAGCTTTGGCGAGGTATTTGGAAACAGATGTTGTGCCTGTGGTTAGTTCATCAAAACCTGTTGTTGAAGAGGATCCTCCTAGTGGATGTGACCATGATGAGAAAATTGTTTGGCCGTGTACTGGAATTGTGGTTAATATTCCTACTAAAAGGTCCGCGGATGGGCGATCTGTAGGAGAAAGTGGATCCAAGTTGAGGGATGAGTTGATCAGGAGAGGGTTCAACCCCGTAAGAGTTCACCCCCTTTGGAATTTCCGTGGTCATTCCGGGACTGCTGTTGTGGAATTCCGTAAAGGCTGGCCAGGGCTACATAATGCCTTGTCGTTTGAGAAGGCTTACGAGGCGGATCACCATGGGAAAAAAGACTGGGGTGCTAATGATGATGTTAAGCATGGTCTTTATGCTTGGGTTGCCCGTGCTGATGACTACACTGCGAGTGGTATTATTGGAGACCATTTACGCAAGATTGGTGACCTTAAGACCATTTCCGAGCTCATGGAAGAAGAAGCCAGGAAACAAGATAGGCTTGTATCAAATTTGACAAATATCATCGAGACTAAAACCAAACACATAAAAGAACTAGAAGCAATATGTTCTGAAACTTCCAAGTCCCTTGAGGTTTTAATGGAGGAAAAGGAAAACCTTCTTCAAGCATATAATGAAG AGATTAAAAAGATTCAACTAAGTGCAAGGGAACACTTCCAGAAGATTTCTAGTGACCACGAAAAGCTTAAGTCACAGCtagaaactcataaaaaggaaCTGGAATTGCGTGGAGTTGAACTTGAAAAGCGAGAGGCACTCAATGAAACTGAAAGAAAGAAGTTAGCTGAGGAGCTTGAACAG AATGCTGTTCAAAATAGTTCATTACAAATGGCTGCTTTGGAGCAAAAAAGGGCTGATGAAAATGTAATGAAATTGGCTGAAGATCAGAAG AGGCAAAAGGAGGAACTTCACAATAGGATAATTCAACTGGAGAAACAATTAGACCAAAAACAGGCATTAGAACTGGAAATCGAGCAACTGAGAGGTTCGTTGAATGTAATTAGGCACATGGGAGAGGAAGATGATAAAGAAGTATTGCAAAAGATAGAGGCAAGTCTTAAGGATTTGAGAGAAAAGGAGGGAGAGCTTGAAGATTTAGAAGCACTGAACCAAACTCTTATTGTGAGCGAACGTAAGAGCAATGATGAGCTGCAGGATGCTCGCAAAGAATTGATTAAT GGATTAAAAGAAATATCAAGGCGTGCAAATATCGGTGTTAAGAGAATGGGGGAACTTGATGGTAAACCGTTCCTTGAAGCAATGAAGAGAAGATATAATGAGGAACTAGCTGAGGAGAGAGCTTCGGAAATGTGCTCATTGTGGGAGGAATATCTGAAGGATCCGGATTGGCATCCTTTCAAACGCATTAAACTTGAGGGACGAGAAGAGTATCAG GAAGTGATTGATGATGAAGACGAAAAGCTGAGAGATTTGAAAGCTGAGATGGGCAATGAAGCATACAAGTCTGTCACTTCGGCCATAAAAGAAATAAACGAATACAATCCAAGTGGAAGGTACGTAATTTCCGAGTTGTGGAACTACAGAGAAGGAAGAAAGGCAAGCCTGAAAGAAGGTGTCGAATTCTTACTGGAACTGTGGGAAACCGTTAAACGCAGACGAGGAATGACCTGA